The following proteins are encoded in a genomic region of Gimesia algae:
- a CDS encoding aldo-keto reductase family protein — protein MIERDICVSAALMALLRREETVRGIAARFGVTEAQVLEWQDVFIAAGVLAVTNYRNGRRFGASSSASAEELGESLAGASFFEPFLTTTPITPTTPMPH, from the coding sequence ATGATAGAGCGGGATATTTGTGTGTCTGCTGCGTTAATGGCATTGTTGAGACGTGAGGAGACAGTACGTGGTATTGCAGCACGCTTTGGAGTTACCGAAGCGCAAGTATTGGAATGGCAGGATGTATTTATCGCTGCAGGAGTGCTGGCGGTCACCAATTATCGGAACGGTCGACGATTTGGTGCAAGCTCTTCCGCGTCGGCTGAGGAACTCGGAGAGTCTCTGGCAGGTGCAAGTTTCTTCGAACCGTTCTTGACTACAACCCCGATTACTCCAACAACTCCAATGCCACATTAG